Proteins encoded within one genomic window of Patescibacteria group bacterium:
- a CDS encoding 50S ribosomal protein L25: protein MATFKAKKREILGKKVKKLRRGGYVPAVLVERGETSVPLVLDYHQFLNTYQEARDSSVVDLEIDSEQVKVIVSEIQLDPLSGKPVHVNFRRIHEGEKIATAVPIRFKGTSPVVDRGDGLLLTLLDQLEVEALPKHLPSEIEVDISDLENVGDFITIKDLPLDLDKVTILGHEPDDFVVKIEEPEMEEVEEYEEEVLFGFEEELEEEEEEMEEVAEVVAEEGEEVDAKPVKEAAEEGDKASDQEEE, encoded by the coding sequence ATGGCAACTTTTAAAGCAAAAAAGAGAGAAATTCTCGGGAAAAAAGTCAAAAAGCTCCGCAGGGGAGGATACGTTCCTGCGGTCCTCGTTGAAAGAGGAGAAACTTCCGTCCCGCTAGTTTTGGACTACCATCAGTTCCTTAATACCTATCAAGAAGCTAGGGATAGTTCTGTGGTGGATCTTGAGATTGATTCGGAGCAAGTTAAGGTTATTGTTTCTGAGATTCAGCTAGACCCTCTAAGCGGTAAACCAGTTCATGTTAATTTCCGTAGGATTCACGAGGGAGAGAAGATTGCTACTGCAGTTCCAATTAGGTTTAAAGGTACCTCGCCAGTTGTGGACCGAGGAGATGGTTTGTTGTTGACTCTTCTAGACCAGCTAGAAGTTGAAGCACTGCCCAAACACCTCCCTTCTGAGATAGAGGTTGATATTTCTGATTTGGAGAATGTAGGTGACTTTATCACTATTAAAGATCTACCCTTAGATTTGGATAAGGTTACAATTTTGGGACACGAGCCAGATGATTTTGTGGTTAAGATTGAAGAGCCGGAGATGGAAGAAGTTGAGGAATACGAGGAAGAAGTACTTTTTGGATTTGAAGAGGAGCTGGAGGAGGAAGAAGAGGAGATGGAGGAAGTTGCGGAGGTTGTTGCAGAAGAGGGCGAAGAGGTGGATGCTAAGCCTGTTAAGGAGGCTGCTGAGGAAGGTGATAAAGCTTCTGATCAAGAGGAGGAGTAG
- a CDS encoding R3H domain-containing nucleic acid-binding protein, with translation MEALQIIEKFSYELLERLGVSYDDVEVVAEEDSFRVNISCGEDSGILIGYHGQSLEAFQKVLSLLVYRSLGEWQKILVDVEDYREGREEKLRELAESAANRVRFLGEPVILSPMNSYERRIVHTAVGELGGVWTESTGEGRDRRVVIYPKSEEEN, from the coding sequence ATGGAAGCCTTACAAATTATTGAAAAATTTAGTTATGAATTGTTAGAGCGATTAGGGGTTTCCTATGATGATGTGGAAGTGGTTGCAGAGGAGGACTCCTTCCGTGTTAATATTAGTTGTGGTGAGGATAGTGGTATTTTGATTGGTTATCATGGGCAGAGCTTAGAGGCTTTTCAAAAGGTTTTGTCTTTGCTTGTGTATCGCTCTCTGGGTGAATGGCAGAAAATTTTGGTTGATGTTGAAGATTATCGCGAAGGCAGGGAAGAAAAGCTACGGGAATTAGCAGAGAGTGCAGCAAACAGAGTGCGGTTTTTAGGTGAACCTGTAATACTTTCGCCAATGAATTCATATGAGCGGCGGATAGTGCATACTGCGGTAGGTGAACTGGGTGGTGTTTGGACAGAGAGTACGGGGGAAGGTAGGGATAGGAGAGTGGTAATTTACCCGAAAAGCGAAGAAGAAAATTAG
- a CDS encoding NAD-dependent epimerase/dehydratase family protein, which yields MDRKKLQKIGKLHPRALIAGGAGYLGTHLSKVLLNSGFEVWVLDDFSSGKSEAFSALCSNENFHFWTADINKNFPEEVEESSIDFIFHFARLELRDKRSSQPLSTLITNATGTKNLLDLAKRKSARFLLGSSIGVGRNFPENSSSNPLLEAKRFAEALVEEYRDEFNLNARVVRLAEVYGPGMDFSSSGSLGRMIKELLEKQEITVYGEGLRKEYYVYIDDAVNGVCAAMFSQPQGNWRFVVAPLEPITTLELAYKIRDASALRIKITFTNAPEPYALSLRGPELQNSRPPSWQIRWDLEKGIENIIDYVREHADASVPPGSAKKEEKEGKKDAFKVGGSRGLQEKGRSFLGQVWKWLKRRGLGFLLALTTLFLVLAIPLGQFMFYQKRAESQIARANSHFNKVELDNALQASFNAQKSIEASQRGLRWVSWIFTLVGNQSGYGARNQYLRTLKYLSQYIYYSAESFSPLESALESQHVPASSNAYNSARAALVRAKQMILMIEAEITSSSGRSMPNPFDTAWEPYINQSKNRLVVIQQFLGDPSSYFLPVLRQQLVRYGWVL from the coding sequence ATGGACAGAAAAAAGCTTCAAAAAATTGGCAAACTCCACCCTCGCGCATTGATTGCTGGTGGTGCTGGCTATTTAGGTACTCACCTCTCCAAAGTATTGTTGAATTCTGGGTTCGAAGTTTGGGTTTTGGATGATTTTTCTTCTGGGAAAAGTGAGGCATTTAGTGCTCTTTGCTCGAACGAAAATTTTCACTTCTGGACTGCGGATATAAATAAAAACTTTCCTGAGGAGGTAGAAGAGAGTTCAATTGATTTTATTTTTCATTTTGCGCGGTTAGAACTTCGTGATAAACGCTCTTCCCAGCCTCTTTCTACTTTAATTACCAATGCGACTGGAACTAAGAATTTATTAGATCTTGCGAAGAGAAAAAGCGCACGCTTTCTCCTAGGTAGTTCTATTGGAGTAGGGCGAAATTTCCCAGAGAATAGTAGCTCTAACCCACTATTGGAAGCGAAAAGATTTGCCGAAGCTTTAGTAGAAGAGTACCGAGACGAATTTAATCTAAATGCTCGCGTAGTCCGTTTGGCAGAAGTTTATGGTCCTGGTATGGACTTTTCTTCTTCGGGTAGTTTAGGGCGCATGATAAAGGAACTTTTGGAAAAGCAGGAAATTACAGTGTATGGTGAAGGATTAAGGAAAGAGTATTATGTGTATATTGATGATGCTGTAAATGGTGTTTGTGCTGCTATGTTTTCGCAGCCCCAGGGTAACTGGCGCTTTGTAGTAGCACCTTTGGAGCCAATTACAACCCTGGAACTTGCATATAAAATAAGAGACGCTTCTGCCTTAAGAATAAAAATAACCTTTACTAATGCTCCCGAACCTTATGCGCTATCCTTGAGAGGTCCAGAGTTGCAAAACAGCAGACCGCCTTCTTGGCAAATAAGGTGGGATTTGGAAAAGGGTATTGAGAATATTATAGATTATGTTCGTGAACATGCGGATGCTTCTGTGCCCCCAGGTTCTGCTAAAAAGGAGGAGAAAGAGGGGAAAAAAGATGCTTTCAAAGTTGGGGGTAGCCGGGGGTTGCAGGAAAAAGGCAGATCTTTTTTGGGTCAGGTTTGGAAATGGTTAAAAAGGCGCGGACTAGGGTTCTTGTTGGCACTTACTACCTTATTTCTTGTTCTTGCTATTCCCTTAGGCCAATTTATGTTTTACCAAAAGAGAGCGGAAAGCCAAATTGCCCGAGCAAATTCTCATTTCAATAAGGTGGAGCTAGACAATGCTTTGCAAGCATCTTTTAATGCCCAAAAAAGTATAGAAGCTTCACAAAGAGGATTGAGATGGGTGTCATGGATCTTCACTTTAGTAGGAAACCAGAGTGGGTATGGGGCAAGAAATCAGTACTTACGCACTCTTAAGTACTTGTCTCAGTATATTTATTACTCTGCCGAATCTTTTTCCCCCCTTGAAAGTGCACTTGAGTCTCAGCACGTACCAGCATCTTCCAATGCTTATAATAGTGCACGAGCTGCGTTGGTGCGTGCAAAACAAATGATCCTCATGATAGAAGCAGAGATAACCAGCTCTTCTGGTAGGAGTATGCCCAATCCTTTTGATACGGCGTGGGAGCCTTATATTAACCAGTCTAAAAATCGTCTGGTAGTAATACAACAATTTTTGGGTGACCCTTCTTCATATTTTCTCCCTGTTCTTCGTCAGCAACTTGTCCGTTATGGGTGGGTTTTGTGA
- a CDS encoding YidC/Oxa1 family membrane protein insertase, with protein MLFYKVLFSNLGLAILGLTGFIRLLLFPLTLPALRMSQKQKDLKPELDKLKSRFGDDKDKLARKQLELMQEHGVNPALGCLPQIVQIIVLIALYQVFRQVLQVDEQGISALNNMLYFDFLEIPASGSINVDFLHLDLTQPDPYYILPILAGLAQAGLFFIGRRLQRGQSFSAEESDEGGAKKKEEGGMESMMQDMQSQMGLIFPLMTVFIGVRLQSGLVLYWVASVLLSLVQQWWVLSKE; from the coding sequence ATGCTTTTTTATAAAGTGTTGTTTTCTAATTTGGGCCTGGCTATTTTAGGACTTACTGGATTTATTAGACTGTTACTATTTCCCCTTACTTTACCTGCATTACGAATGTCCCAAAAGCAAAAAGATCTAAAGCCGGAGCTTGATAAACTAAAGAGCCGCTTTGGAGACGATAAGGATAAATTAGCCCGAAAACAATTAGAATTAATGCAGGAGCACGGGGTTAATCCAGCTTTAGGTTGCTTACCACAAATTGTCCAAATAATAGTGTTGATAGCTTTGTATCAAGTTTTTAGGCAAGTTTTGCAAGTTGATGAACAAGGCATTTCTGCTCTAAACAACATGCTTTATTTTGACTTTTTAGAAATCCCTGCCAGCGGTAGTATTAATGTTGACTTTTTGCATCTGGATTTAACTCAGCCAGACCCCTATTACATATTACCTATCCTGGCGGGGCTTGCACAAGCGGGGCTCTTTTTTATTGGTAGGCGATTACAGAGAGGGCAAAGCTTTTCTGCTGAGGAGTCTGATGAAGGGGGCGCTAAGAAAAAAGAAGAAGGTGGGATGGAAAGTATGATGCAAGATATGCAATCGCAAATGGGTCTTATATTCCCCTTGATGACTGTATTTATCGGTGTTAGACTCCAGAGTGGTTTAGTGCTGTATTGGGTAGCAAGCGTTTTACTTTCGTTGGTACAGCAGTGGTGGGTCCTCTCCAAAGAGTAG
- the dnaN gene encoding DNA polymerase III subunit beta: MKISCLQENLSEGLSIVTRVVSTTGSLPVLSNVLLETEEGRLKLQATDLETGVTTWVGAKIEEEGAITVPAKVFSRLVSDLAPGEISLKTEKKNLFLEAEGVESRFNGLSADEFPDIPEFTDEGFELKASEIAEGIDEVIFAAAKDEGRPVLTGVLFRSSGKELVMVAVDGFRLAEKKLTFEKELPEMDFIIPARTLREVSLLLGGEDQTVKMAQVAEENQILFQVGDVRFSSRLLEGDFPNYREVVPDSFNVNIELDRAEFLKAVRLASLFAEGGANVVRLDISPENNVLSVSANAQEIGSNKVEVPIRGEGEDSKIAFNAKYLTDCLSALSSDKVIFEMIESLKPGAILPKDVDDYLHVIMPVRVQE; encoded by the coding sequence ATGAAAATCAGTTGTCTGCAAGAAAATTTGAGTGAGGGATTATCTATTGTAACTCGTGTTGTTTCAACAACTGGAAGTTTGCCTGTACTTTCTAATGTTTTGCTAGAGACCGAAGAGGGGCGGCTTAAACTTCAAGCTACTGATTTGGAAACAGGCGTAACCACTTGGGTAGGTGCGAAGATAGAAGAGGAGGGTGCAATTACAGTTCCTGCCAAAGTTTTTTCGAGATTGGTTTCTGACTTGGCTCCGGGCGAAATATCTTTAAAGACTGAAAAGAAGAATCTTTTTTTGGAAGCAGAAGGAGTAGAGTCTAGATTTAATGGGCTTTCCGCGGATGAGTTTCCAGACATCCCTGAATTTACAGACGAGGGTTTTGAGTTGAAGGCTTCGGAGATAGCAGAAGGAATTGATGAAGTAATTTTTGCAGCAGCAAAGGATGAGGGGCGCCCTGTTCTTACAGGGGTTCTGTTTCGGAGTAGTGGGAAGGAGTTGGTAATGGTTGCCGTGGATGGTTTTCGCTTGGCAGAGAAAAAGCTGACCTTTGAGAAAGAATTACCAGAGATGGATTTTATTATCCCTGCTAGAACACTTCGGGAGGTTTCTCTACTTTTGGGGGGTGAAGACCAAACAGTGAAGATGGCACAAGTAGCAGAGGAAAATCAGATCCTGTTTCAAGTCGGTGATGTAAGGTTTTCCTCCCGCTTGTTGGAGGGAGACTTTCCAAATTATCGAGAAGTTGTTCCTGACTCCTTCAATGTGAATATAGAGTTGGATAGAGCCGAGTTTTTGAAAGCTGTGCGCTTGGCTTCTCTTTTTGCTGAAGGTGGGGCGAATGTAGTGCGTCTTGATATTTCACCTGAGAACAATGTTTTGTCGGTGTCGGCAAACGCGCAGGAGATTGGTAGTAATAAAGTAGAGGTTCCTATTCGGGGTGAGGGAGAAGATTCCAAAATAGCGTTCAATGCTAAATATTTAACAGATTGTCTTTCTGCACTTTCCTCTGACAAAGTTATTTTTGAAATGATTGAAAGCTTAAAACCAGGGGCAATCCTTCCCAAGGATGTTGATGACTATTTGCATGTGATTATGCCAGTTCGAGTACAGGAGTAA
- a CDS encoding PrgI family protein — MEKKSSELKKQHPVPQNIMEVEFKLVGDMTLRQFGYVAGGAVLGFIIYSQPLPSVIRWPIILFIATIALGMAFVPMEERGLDEWIRNYFIASYSPTRRAWKKSKFSSKSRAKANKKEEKSKPEKEEKEEVEKLGKELREKIQEAKEEQGKSKEDLEKKAGEISKNLDQILKAMGKRSNENLSEKELREENMLLKKRLATIGEEYKRLKELEGAEETPANLKQTIKYYKDQLETLEEKNRALQKELKEKEQKRGKKEPKDIGKETKELKKHIQSLEEKNKNLEEKLAALNKSVKEFEAKATELQKEKETYQKKLEEKSSELRELEDQRNRAVGKMMKMKKQLEGQTTEPQKEEKKVIPKKEKAKMSSKKEKEKKLKQKIKEEQDLAPIINNVPNIINGIVKDNTGDLVEGQMVIIEDEDGDPVRALKTNKLGQFAVSTPLPNGKYTVKVSNGHYQPTKVVVGGSVLDPIVFKENK; from the coding sequence ATGGAAAAGAAAAGTAGTGAACTCAAAAAGCAGCATCCTGTGCCTCAAAACATTATGGAAGTAGAGTTCAAGTTGGTAGGGGACATGACTTTAAGGCAATTTGGCTATGTAGCTGGGGGAGCAGTTCTGGGGTTTATTATTTATTCCCAGCCATTACCTAGCGTCATTCGCTGGCCAATAATACTTTTTATAGCTACTATTGCTTTGGGAATGGCATTTGTTCCCATGGAAGAACGAGGCTTAGACGAGTGGATAAGGAATTACTTTATTGCTAGCTACTCCCCCACTCGCAGAGCTTGGAAGAAAAGCAAATTTTCAAGTAAGTCTCGTGCAAAAGCCAATAAGAAGGAAGAAAAGTCCAAGCCAGAAAAAGAAGAGAAAGAAGAGGTAGAAAAGTTAGGAAAAGAACTTAGAGAAAAGATTCAAGAAGCAAAAGAGGAACAAGGCAAATCCAAGGAAGATCTAGAAAAAAAAGCAGGCGAGATTTCAAAAAATCTAGATCAAATTTTAAAAGCAATGGGAAAAAGAAGTAACGAAAATCTTTCGGAAAAAGAATTGCGCGAGGAAAACATGCTTCTCAAAAAAAGGCTTGCTACCATTGGTGAGGAATATAAACGCTTAAAAGAACTAGAAGGGGCAGAAGAAACACCTGCCAATCTAAAGCAAACTATAAAATATTACAAAGACCAACTAGAAACACTAGAAGAAAAGAACCGAGCTCTGCAAAAAGAGCTAAAAGAAAAAGAGCAAAAAAGAGGAAAGAAAGAACCAAAGGATATTGGAAAAGAAACCAAAGAACTAAAAAAGCATATTCAAAGTTTAGAAGAAAAGAACAAAAATTTAGAAGAAAAACTTGCAGCTCTAAACAAATCAGTTAAAGAATTTGAAGCCAAAGCAACAGAATTACAGAAGGAAAAAGAAACCTACCAGAAAAAGCTTGAGGAAAAAAGCAGCGAGCTACGAGAGTTAGAAGACCAAAGAAACCGGGCAGTAGGAAAAATGATGAAAATGAAAAAACAACTAGAAGGGCAGACAACAGAACCCCAAAAAGAGGAAAAAAAGGTTATTCCCAAAAAGGAAAAAGCAAAAATGTCTTCAAAAAAAGAAAAGGAGAAGAAACTTAAACAGAAAATAAAAGAAGAGCAAGACCTAGCACCAATTATCAACAATGTGCCTAACATTATAAACGGCATAGTTAAAGATAATACAGGCGATCTGGTTGAAGGACAAATGGTAATAATTGAAGACGAAGATGGAGACCCAGTAAGAGCTCTAAAAACAAACAAGCTAGGACAGTTTGCAGTTTCCACACCCTTGCCCAATGGTAAGTACACTGTTAAGGTGAGTAACGGGCATTACCAGCCCACAAAAGTAGTGGTGGGGGGTAGTGTCTTAGATCCTATTGTCTTTAAAGAAAATAAATAA
- a CDS encoding ATP-binding protein gives MGKPRYNLDKFEHLLEKRANVKDIIAPETIEVDFNHIQIGDRYFRTLFISGYPRFVSANWLSPVINFDHSLNTSFFCYPVSSSGILRDLKRKIAELEATLKADEEKGRVEDPTVKAALEDAKSLQESLTKGMERFFRFAFYITIPANSLKELDRVTEELISTLGSLMVVAKKTSLQMEQGFKSTIPSCADHIKITRNMDTTSLSTTFPFVSSELTANEGILYGVNEHNKSLVIFDRFSLENYNSVVFGKAGSGKSFMAKLEVLRSLMFDTEIIIIDPEKEYQRLCEAVGGEFISFSMDSPAKINPFNISQLAEEGENQLGAKILSLHRLFKIILGDLSTSEEAILDKALMRTYKSRGITPDPKTQTKEPPLMEDLYKILLGMEEKEAQSLAERMERYIKGSLAGIFDRRSNVSLKKKLTVFSTKNLEDKLRPVAMYIILDFIWNKVKDDLRKRLLVVDEAWYLMQHKDSAEFLYSIAKRARKYYLGLTTITQDVDDFLNSEFGKAIIDNSSISVLMKQHPAAIDLVGDVFYLSEGEKRRLLSAGVGEGLFFAGPNHVAINVAASEEEHKLITTKPEEIMEMKEGKEEKDRNNREAKEDSHK, from the coding sequence ATGGGTAAACCTAGATATAATTTAGACAAATTTGAACATCTATTAGAAAAAAGAGCTAATGTCAAAGACATTATTGCTCCCGAAACAATCGAGGTTGATTTTAATCATATTCAGATTGGGGACCGCTACTTCCGAACACTGTTTATCTCCGGCTATCCTCGCTTTGTAAGTGCTAACTGGCTTTCCCCAGTTATTAACTTTGATCATTCCCTTAACACTTCTTTTTTCTGTTACCCAGTATCTTCTTCTGGTATTCTGCGGGATCTAAAAAGAAAAATTGCGGAGCTAGAAGCTACTCTTAAAGCAGATGAAGAAAAAGGTCGGGTAGAAGATCCAACTGTGAAAGCTGCACTGGAAGACGCAAAATCTCTCCAGGAAAGCCTTACCAAAGGAATGGAGCGTTTCTTCCGCTTTGCCTTTTACATAACTATTCCAGCAAACTCTTTAAAAGAGTTGGACCGCGTAACAGAAGAGCTAATAAGTACCTTAGGCTCCCTGATGGTTGTGGCAAAGAAGACCAGTCTCCAAATGGAGCAAGGCTTCAAATCAACCATACCCAGCTGTGCTGACCACATTAAGATAACTCGAAACATGGATACCACATCGCTCTCCACTACATTCCCCTTTGTTTCATCCGAGCTTACTGCCAACGAGGGAATTCTCTACGGAGTAAACGAACACAACAAGAGCCTTGTCATATTTGATCGATTCTCACTAGAAAATTACAACAGTGTAGTTTTTGGGAAAGCTGGATCAGGTAAAAGCTTCATGGCTAAGTTAGAAGTTTTGCGCAGCTTAATGTTTGACACTGAAATAATAATTATTGACCCAGAGAAAGAATACCAGAGGCTGTGCGAAGCAGTTGGTGGAGAATTTATTTCTTTCTCAATGGATTCGCCAGCAAAAATAAACCCTTTCAATATTTCTCAACTTGCGGAAGAAGGCGAAAACCAACTTGGTGCCAAAATATTATCACTGCACCGGCTATTTAAAATAATTTTAGGAGATCTAAGCACCAGCGAAGAGGCTATTTTAGACAAAGCCTTAATGCGAACCTACAAATCCAGAGGAATAACACCAGACCCAAAAACACAAACAAAAGAACCTCCATTAATGGAAGATCTATACAAAATCTTGCTAGGAATGGAAGAAAAAGAAGCTCAATCTCTAGCAGAGCGCATGGAAAGATATATAAAAGGCAGCTTGGCTGGGATTTTTGACCGGCGCTCCAATGTAAGCTTAAAAAAGAAACTAACAGTGTTTTCCACCAAGAATCTAGAAGATAAGTTACGCCCCGTAGCCATGTATATCATCCTTGATTTTATCTGGAACAAAGTTAAAGATGATTTAAGAAAGAGGTTGTTGGTGGTTGACGAAGCTTGGTATCTAATGCAACACAAAGACTCTGCCGAATTTCTCTATTCCATAGCCAAGAGAGCGAGAAAATACTACCTTGGCTTAACCACTATTACACAAGATGTAGATGATTTCCTTAATTCCGAATTTGGCAAGGCTATTATCGACAACTCCTCTATCTCAGTCCTTATGAAGCAGCATCCCGCAGCCATTGATCTAGTAGGAGATGTCTTTTACCTCTCTGAAGGAGAAAAAAGAAGGTTACTATCTGCAGGAGTAGGCGAAGGTCTGTTCTTTGCAGGTCCAAACCATGTTGCTATAAATGTTGCAGCTTCTGAAGAAGAACACAAATTAATAACTACTAAACCAGAAGAAATTATGGAAATGAAAGAGGGAAAAGAAGAAAAGGATAGAAACAATCGCGAAGCAAAAGAGGATTCTCACAAATAA